A window from Vulcanimicrobium alpinum encodes these proteins:
- the mnmA gene encoding tRNA 2-thiouridine(34) synthase MnmA: MFRGSVVDVMKERVRVVAAMSGGVDSAVAAGLLAEAGYDVVGVTMKMYAPTKPAHAKSCCGADDFDDARRTASAIGIPHYVLDFEETFRRGVIERFAREYAQGRTPNPCVSCNNDVKLGTLRAYADRLGARYVATGHYARLEHGADGPRLFRSESPKDQAYALAQLTPEQLSRLLLPVGQMTKAETRAHAARLGLPVAEKTESQDICFVEGGDYREVLAALAPSTAIPGPVMTTAGAAAGTHAGIGCYTVGQRRGLPAGGSPRYVTRIDAATNTIVIGREDELDVDGLIADEVNLIRPERFTAGPARVLAMTRYRAKPAAATVTLDGDALHLRFQTPQRAVTPGQLVALLDNDGTEVLGAATIRATA; encoded by the coding sequence CTGTTCCGTGGTTCAGTAGTGGATGTGATGAAGGAGCGAGTGCGCGTCGTCGCCGCGATGAGCGGGGGCGTCGACTCCGCCGTCGCGGCGGGATTGCTGGCGGAAGCCGGCTACGACGTCGTCGGCGTGACGATGAAGATGTATGCGCCGACCAAACCGGCGCACGCGAAATCGTGCTGCGGCGCCGACGATTTCGACGACGCTCGCCGCACCGCGTCTGCAATCGGGATCCCCCATTACGTCCTCGATTTTGAAGAAACGTTCCGCCGCGGCGTCATCGAACGGTTCGCGCGCGAGTACGCGCAAGGCCGCACTCCCAATCCGTGCGTCTCCTGCAACAACGACGTGAAGCTCGGCACCCTGCGCGCCTACGCCGATCGGCTCGGCGCGCGCTACGTCGCGACCGGCCACTATGCCCGGCTCGAACACGGGGCGGACGGCCCGCGCCTCTTCCGCAGCGAGTCGCCGAAAGATCAGGCCTACGCATTGGCGCAGCTGACGCCGGAGCAGCTCTCTCGACTTCTGCTGCCGGTGGGGCAGATGACGAAAGCCGAGACCCGTGCGCACGCCGCACGTCTGGGACTGCCCGTCGCCGAGAAGACCGAGTCGCAGGACATCTGCTTCGTCGAAGGCGGCGACTACCGCGAAGTCCTCGCTGCGCTGGCGCCCTCGACGGCAATACCGGGCCCGGTGATGACGACGGCCGGAGCGGCCGCCGGGACGCACGCCGGGATCGGCTGCTACACCGTCGGACAGCGGCGCGGGCTGCCGGCCGGCGGTAGCCCGCGCTACGTGACCCGCATCGACGCGGCGACCAACACGATCGTGATCGGACGCGAAGACGAACTCGACGTCGACGGATTGATCGCCGACGAAGTCAACCTCATCCGCCCCGAACGGTTCACTGCCGGACCGGCCCGCGTGCTGGCGATGACGCGCTATCGCGCCAAGCCAGCTGCCGCGACGGTGACGCTCGACGGCGACGCACTGCACCTGCGCTTCCAGACGCCGCAGCGCGCGGTGACTCCCGGCCAGCTCGTCGCATTGCTCGACAACGACGGCACCGAAGTCCTCGGCGCCGCCACGATCCGCGCAACCGCGTAG
- the mqnC gene encoding cyclic dehypoxanthinyl futalosine synthase produces MSLADVLDRAAAGGRLSFDEGVRLYREAPLHALGAAAHARRMAMYPTNDVTYVVDTTINYTNVCNVHCTFCAFFRPEHHAEGYTMSHDKVLERVKYAADQGATQIMIQGGVNPELRIGWFEELFRRVAAEYPDVDIHSLSVSEISGLATIEGMTTRAVLERLKAAGMKSLPGAGAEILVERVRKRISARKIVPDAWIDVMRDAQQLGMPTTATMMFGSIETDDERIAHMKVIRDLQDESEGFTAFIPWYYVPYKTPLRGREATGLEYLRVLAVSRLFLDNVPHLQASWLTPGLKLGQLALFYGCDDMGGTIIEEQVVHDAGGGNEATRAQLEEIIRGAGFTPVIRDTYWNLRNDLALATA; encoded by the coding sequence GTGTCCCTCGCTGACGTCCTCGACCGCGCCGCCGCCGGCGGCCGGCTCTCATTCGATGAGGGCGTGCGGCTCTACCGCGAGGCACCGCTGCACGCGCTCGGCGCCGCCGCGCACGCGCGCCGCATGGCGATGTATCCGACCAACGACGTCACCTACGTCGTCGACACCACCATCAACTACACCAACGTCTGCAACGTGCACTGCACGTTCTGCGCGTTCTTCCGGCCCGAGCACCACGCCGAAGGCTACACCATGTCGCACGACAAGGTGCTCGAGCGCGTGAAGTACGCGGCCGATCAGGGCGCGACGCAGATCATGATCCAGGGCGGCGTCAACCCCGAGCTGCGCATCGGCTGGTTCGAAGAACTCTTCCGGCGCGTCGCCGCGGAGTACCCGGACGTCGACATCCACTCGCTCTCGGTCTCGGAGATCTCCGGGCTCGCGACGATCGAAGGGATGACGACCCGGGCGGTGCTCGAGCGGCTCAAGGCCGCCGGGATGAAGTCGCTGCCGGGCGCCGGTGCGGAGATTCTGGTCGAGCGCGTACGCAAGCGGATCAGCGCGCGCAAGATCGTCCCCGACGCATGGATCGACGTGATGCGCGACGCGCAGCAGCTCGGGATGCCGACCACGGCGACGATGATGTTCGGCTCGATCGAGACCGACGACGAACGCATCGCGCACATGAAGGTGATCCGCGACCTGCAGGACGAGTCCGAGGGGTTCACCGCGTTCATCCCGTGGTACTACGTGCCGTACAAGACGCCGCTGCGCGGGCGCGAAGCGACGGGCCTCGAGTACTTGCGCGTGCTCGCGGTCTCGCGGCTCTTCCTCGACAACGTGCCGCACCTGCAGGCGTCGTGGCTGACGCCTGGATTGAAGCTCGGTCAGCTCGCGCTGTTCTACGGCTGCGACGACATGGGCGGGACGATCATCGAAGAGCAGGTCGTCCACGATGCCGGCGGCGGCAACGAAGCGACGCGCGCGCAGCTCGAAGAGATCATCCGCGGCGCCGGCTTCACCCCCGTCATCCGCGATACGTACTGGAATCTGCGCAACGACTTGGCGCTCGCCACGGCCTAA